One region of Arvicola amphibius chromosome 3, mArvAmp1.2, whole genome shotgun sequence genomic DNA includes:
- the Mrps30 gene encoding 39S ribosomal protein S30, mitochondrial, whose translation MAAARTWKLVPRRGLSLHAAAEASASATKVSDPEVTATPVARYPPIVASMTADSKAARLRRVQRWQAAAHAAPTVDEKIRILTKMQFKKYMVYPQTFALNADRWYQGFTKTVFLSGLPPAPAPSPPSLDLAGLRAAACDCILQEHVYLRRRRRRSLFDHRQALASPVLDQLVGTLVNLLAPLNPVLTTAALDYKRPVDFYWQRGEERIPAGHRKGRIDALRYQINDKPHNQIRISKQLREFVPLDYSIPAEIPVMKCKPDKLPLFKRQYENSIFTGSKTADPCCYGHTQFHLLPDRLNREKLIKQNQAEQVEVVFRANALASLFAWTGAQAVYQGFWSEADVTRPFVSQAVITDGKYFSFFCYQLNTLALTVQADQNNPRKNICWGTQSKPLYETVEDNDVKGFDDDVLLQIVDFLLNKPREDRTQLPGSQEKGLDSGP comes from the exons ATGGCGgctgccaggacctggaaacTGGTGCCCCGCCGGGGATTGTCCCTCCACGCCGCCGCTGAGGCGTCCGCCTCGGCCACCAAGGTGAGCGACCCAGAGGTCACGGCGACGCCCGTGGCGCGGTACCCGCCGATCGTGGCTTCCATGACCGCCGACAGCAAAGCGGCGCGGCTGCGGCGGGTGCAGCGCTGGCAGGCGGCGGCGCACGCGGCCCCGACCGTGGACGAGAAGATCCGAATTCTCACCAAGATGCAGTTCAAGAAGTACATGGTGTACCCTCAGACCTTCGCCCTGAACGCCGATCGCTGGTACCAGGGCTTCACCAAGACAGTGTTCCTTTCGGGCTTGCCGCCCGCGCCCGCGCCGTCCCCGCCCTCGCTCGACCTGGCGGGCCTGCGCGCCGCCGCGTGCGACTGCATCTTGCAGGAGCATGTCTACCTGCGGCGGCGCCGGCGCCGCTCGCTCTTCGACCACCGCCAGGCTCTCGCCTCTCCCGTCCTGGACCAGCTGGTGGGGACTCTCGTGAACCTGCTCGCCCCACTCAACCCTGTCCTGACCACCGCCGCCCTAG ACTATAAGCGCCCTGTTGACTTTTACTGGCAGCGAGGCGAAGAACGCATTCCTGCTGGTCATCGGAAAGGTCGTATTGATGCTTTACGATATCAAATAAATGATAAGCCACACAACCAGATCCGAATATCTAAGCAACTCCGGGAG tTTGTGCCACTGGACTATTCCATTCCTGCAGAAATCCCTGTTATGAAATGCAAACCAGACAAGCTTCCATTATTCAAACGGCAATATGAAAACTCCATATTTACTG GTTCAAAAACAGCAGATCCATGCTGTTACGGTCACACCCAGTTTCATCTGTTACCTGACCGTTTAAATAGAGAGAAGCTGATAAAACAGAACCAAGCTGAGCAGGTAGAAGTTGTTTTTAGAGCTAATGCTCTTGCGAGTCTTTTTGCGTGGACCGGCGCTCAAGCTGTGTACCAAG gattctGGAGCGAAGCAGATGTTACTCGACCTTTTGTCTCCCAGGCCGTGATCACAGacggaaaatatttttcttttttctgctacCAGTTAAATACTTTGGCACTGACTGTACAGGCTGATCAAAATAACCCTCGTAAAAACATCTGCTGGGGGACACAGAGTAAGCCTCTGTATGAGACTGTGGAAGATAACGATGTGAAGGGCTTTGATGATGATGTTCTCCTGCAGATAGTTGACTTTCTTCTAAATAAACCgagagaagacagaacacagcTGCCGGGAAGCCAGGAGAAAGGACTTGATTCGGGACCTTGA